A section of the Streptomyces sp. SCL15-4 genome encodes:
- a CDS encoding acyl-CoA dehydrogenase: MTQLRASETSLPSSAADARHRQPYDDAPAAFEDLTDPDGTVPDELAHALFDRNDRTRLHGTWQQLVAAKEFRHRPDLTEAELVALSYERLHLVNAAVDGDASLLAQDPALLASLHEWTAIVDGGGSLCTVASIHYNLFLGSLFDHDGAAGRDLSDFTSLRRTGTFLCTELEHGNDASALETTATFDPHTAGFVLRTPHPGAQKFMPNTSTTGGPKTAVVSARLLIDGQDQGVFLFLTPLSDEHGLLPGIRVRRLPMRRGAPVDHCLTSFDDVRLPREALLEAEHGRISADGTLHSTLGNRRKRFLRAIGRVTMGKLCMSGAAVGASRAALAIAVRYGEHRLVSGPRAGQRIPVNAHRSHHGRLLRSVATAYAMTFLHRSVVSRFVHRTDEDRDEVERLVAVAKGWITWQARDITAECRERCGAQGLFSVNALSDFSPYVEGTITAEGDNLVIWLKAAAEMVFGYDSTPANPGSPAQGSLTDPRCVRDLLACAETIWQKRARAGLRQGPAKDPVGRWNAASTAALELVSIHARVRAADAFLSAAADTGAPVARKLLERICLLFLLREIGPYTGDLLAAGHMSSAQVRRLPEVLEAVVASLAPHMRTLVDAFDLPAEFLDGIPIANGDCVPLADYTGGPDA; this comes from the coding sequence ATGACCCAGCTGCGAGCTTCGGAGACCTCCCTGCCGTCCTCCGCGGCCGACGCCCGCCACAGGCAGCCGTACGACGACGCTCCGGCAGCCTTCGAGGACCTGACCGACCCAGACGGCACGGTCCCGGACGAGCTGGCACACGCGCTCTTCGACCGCAACGACCGGACACGGCTGCACGGTACCTGGCAACAGCTCGTCGCCGCCAAGGAGTTCCGTCACCGCCCCGACCTCACGGAGGCCGAACTCGTCGCCCTCTCCTACGAGCGGCTGCACCTCGTCAACGCCGCCGTCGACGGCGACGCTTCCCTCCTGGCCCAGGACCCGGCCCTGCTGGCGAGCCTGCACGAATGGACGGCGATCGTCGACGGCGGCGGCAGCCTGTGCACCGTGGCGAGCATTCACTACAACCTGTTCCTCGGCAGCCTCTTCGACCACGACGGCGCGGCCGGCCGGGACCTGTCCGACTTCACGTCGCTGCGACGCACGGGCACCTTCCTGTGCACCGAACTCGAGCACGGCAACGACGCCTCGGCGCTGGAGACCACCGCCACCTTCGACCCGCACACCGCCGGATTCGTCCTGCGCACCCCGCACCCGGGCGCGCAGAAGTTCATGCCCAACACCAGCACCACCGGCGGCCCGAAGACCGCCGTGGTCAGCGCGCGGCTCCTGATAGACGGACAGGACCAGGGCGTGTTCCTGTTCCTGACACCGCTGAGCGACGAGCACGGGCTGCTGCCGGGGATACGGGTGCGCCGGCTGCCGATGCGCAGAGGCGCACCGGTGGACCACTGCCTGACCTCCTTCGATGACGTGCGACTGCCCAGAGAGGCGCTGCTGGAGGCGGAGCACGGCAGGATATCCGCGGACGGGACACTGCACAGCACCCTGGGCAACCGCCGTAAGCGGTTCCTGCGGGCCATCGGCCGGGTGACCATGGGCAAGCTGTGCATGAGCGGCGCCGCCGTCGGCGCCTCCCGGGCCGCGCTGGCCATCGCCGTCCGCTACGGCGAGCACCGTCTGGTGAGCGGACCGCGCGCCGGGCAACGCATCCCCGTCAACGCCCACCGCAGCCACCACGGCAGGCTCCTGCGATCGGTCGCCACGGCGTACGCCATGACCTTCCTGCACCGTTCGGTCGTCTCCCGCTTCGTGCACCGGACCGACGAGGACCGGGACGAAGTGGAGCGGCTGGTCGCCGTCGCCAAGGGCTGGATCACCTGGCAGGCCCGTGACATCACCGCCGAGTGCCGGGAACGCTGCGGTGCGCAGGGGCTGTTCTCGGTGAACGCGCTGTCCGACTTCTCCCCGTACGTCGAGGGCACCATCACCGCGGAGGGTGACAACCTCGTCATCTGGCTGAAGGCCGCCGCCGAGATGGTCTTCGGGTACGACAGCACCCCGGCGAACCCCGGCTCGCCCGCGCAGGGTTCGCTGACCGATCCGCGCTGTGTGCGGGACCTGCTGGCCTGTGCGGAGACCATCTGGCAGAAGCGCGCCCGCGCCGGACTGCGCCAAGGGCCCGCCAAAGACCCCGTCGGCCGCTGGAACGCCGCTTCCACCGCGGCGTTGGAACTGGTCTCGATCCACGCCCGCGTGCGGGCCGCCGACGCCTTTCTCAGCGCGGCGGCGGACACGGGCGCACCGGTGGCCCGGAAACTGCTGGAACGAATATGCCTGCTGTTCCTGCTGCGGGAGATCGGCCCGTACACCGGCGACCTGCTGGCCGCCGGCCACATGTCCAGCGCGCAGGTCCGCCGGCTTCCGGAGGTGCTGGAGGCGGTGGTGGCCTCGCTCGCCCCTCACATGAGGACGCTCGTCGACGCCTTCGACCTGCCCGCCGAGTTCCTTGACGGGATTCCCATCGCCAACGGCGACTGCGTCCCTCTGGCCGACTACACCGGCGGCCCGGATGCCTGA
- the besA gene encoding L-propargylglycine--L-glutamate ligase BesA → MTDPGSTKILIYAFNYADRMLEEVPYLRYSAERSLCFLGDLRDPGTRMVVITAEAVDPYTLDYHLREVLRFDERTLDDVRRRLTLLTPASRAARPLDSLAVEDEALVETLRRTVSERPAGVIVNFSASPATDELGRRTGAAPEEGGHPFVARWGGKGGGKEICLRAGVAVPKGTSEVLHSEEEVVEAIHRLSHGTAPARRAMVKLAPITWAASIGNVLIDCERLRHTGDLLASAEVIRLPAGEFRRELARHGAIVEEFIDEVTDSPSGLGRVERDGTVRVIACHDQVLTGGQYWGCRFPCDERWRPAIVDAVRRSGEVLSGLGHRGTFGVDFVVTGERGLLAVEINLRKVGPSHVIRCAEALVGARVGADGMLRGTDGRPVYYTHGRLLEPETLGKLNPRAAVERLRSEGLLYRHDTGEGVALHVLGALNACGFVELTALAHAPGAADDYSRAAQAVLTGPDPAA, encoded by the coding sequence ATGACTGATCCCGGTTCGACGAAGATCCTGATCTACGCGTTCAACTACGCGGACCGCATGCTGGAGGAGGTTCCCTATCTGCGGTACTCGGCCGAACGCAGCCTGTGTTTCCTCGGGGATCTGCGCGACCCGGGCACCCGGATGGTGGTGATCACCGCGGAGGCCGTCGACCCCTACACCCTCGACTACCACCTGCGGGAGGTCCTGCGCTTCGACGAGCGGACCTTGGACGACGTACGGCGGAGGCTCACCCTGCTGACCCCGGCCTCGCGCGCGGCCCGCCCGCTGGACTCGCTGGCCGTGGAGGACGAAGCGCTGGTCGAGACGTTGCGCCGGACGGTCTCCGAGCGGCCCGCGGGCGTCATCGTGAACTTCTCCGCGTCTCCCGCGACGGACGAGCTGGGCCGGCGGACCGGCGCGGCGCCCGAGGAGGGCGGCCATCCCTTCGTGGCCCGGTGGGGCGGCAAGGGCGGAGGCAAGGAGATCTGCCTGCGCGCCGGGGTCGCGGTGCCCAAGGGCACCTCCGAGGTGCTGCACAGCGAGGAGGAGGTGGTCGAGGCGATCCACCGGCTCTCCCACGGTACGGCTCCCGCACGCCGCGCCATGGTCAAGCTCGCCCCCATCACCTGGGCCGCCTCGATCGGCAACGTCCTGATCGACTGCGAGAGACTCCGGCACACCGGCGACCTGCTCGCGTCGGCCGAGGTGATCCGGCTCCCCGCCGGCGAGTTCCGCCGCGAACTGGCCCGACACGGCGCCATCGTGGAGGAGTTCATCGACGAGGTCACCGACTCCCCGAGCGGCCTCGGCCGTGTCGAACGGGACGGAACCGTACGGGTGATCGCCTGTCACGACCAGGTGCTGACCGGCGGCCAGTACTGGGGCTGCCGCTTCCCGTGCGACGAACGGTGGCGGCCGGCCATCGTGGACGCGGTGCGCCGGAGCGGCGAGGTGCTCTCCGGGCTCGGCCACCGCGGCACCTTCGGCGTCGACTTCGTGGTCACCGGGGAACGCGGGCTGCTCGCGGTCGAGATCAACCTCCGCAAGGTCGGCCCCAGTCATGTGATCCGCTGCGCCGAGGCGCTGGTGGGAGCGCGGGTCGGGGCGGACGGCATGCTGCGCGGTACCGACGGCCGTCCGGTGTACTACACGCACGGACGGCTGCTGGAGCCGGAGACCCTCGGCAAGCTCAATCCGCGCGCGGCGGTCGAACGGCTGCGCTCGGAAGGGCTGTTGTACCGCCACGACACCGGCGAGGGCGTCGCCCTGCACGTCCTCGGCGCCCTCAACGCGTGCGGTTTCGTGGAACTGACCGCGCTCGCCCACGCGCCGGGTGCCGCGGACGACTACTCACGGGCGGCGCAGGCGGTGCTGACCGGGCCGGACCCGGCCGCATGA
- a CDS encoding proline hydroxylase translates to MSGATHDPVFPAVEAVAFTRQHIDDLAAGLLGTVRVPGFFGRPALDTMLTSLHRIPVVSFDLDRMQHPMARFGTALNDYRTPELALDAGRYWHDADTARRQWAEIRMTPDPLELALDALGRAWGVRPVPATVGGRPAFVGMLREVNDGTFIHYDDINREYRGGLFDQKVVAQLAFNAWLTAPLEGGTTTVWRHRWEPADEDRRHGYGFQPTAVENDPYVTLSPTAGDALLFNANNYHIVRPSAPGQRRIALACFLGITAGGELVIWS, encoded by the coding sequence ATGTCCGGCGCGACACATGATCCGGTGTTCCCCGCCGTGGAGGCGGTGGCCTTCACCCGGCAGCACATCGACGACCTGGCGGCCGGGCTGCTCGGCACCGTCCGGGTACCCGGCTTCTTCGGCCGGCCGGCGCTCGACACCATGCTGACCTCGTTGCACCGGATCCCGGTCGTCAGCTTCGACCTGGACCGCATGCAGCATCCGATGGCCAGGTTCGGTACCGCGCTCAACGACTACCGCACCCCCGAACTGGCCCTGGACGCCGGTCGCTACTGGCACGACGCCGACACCGCACGGCGCCAGTGGGCCGAGATCCGGATGACCCCCGACCCGTTGGAGCTGGCCCTGGACGCCCTCGGCCGGGCGTGGGGCGTGCGCCCCGTACCCGCCACCGTCGGCGGCCGGCCCGCCTTCGTCGGTATGCTGCGCGAGGTCAACGACGGCACCTTCATCCACTACGACGACATCAACCGGGAATACCGCGGCGGGCTCTTCGACCAGAAGGTCGTGGCCCAACTGGCGTTCAACGCCTGGCTGACGGCCCCACTCGAAGGCGGCACCACCACCGTGTGGCGCCACCGCTGGGAACCCGCCGACGAGGACCGCCGACACGGCTACGGCTTCCAGCCCACCGCGGTCGAGAACGACCCGTACGTCACGCTGTCCCCGACGGCCGGCGACGCCCTGCTGTTCAACGCGAACAACTACCACATCGTGCGCCCCAGCGCCCCGGGCCAGCGGCGGATCGCCCTCGCCTGCTTCCTCGGCATCACGGCCGGCGGCGAACTGGTCATCTGGTCCTGA
- a CDS encoding glycoside hydrolase 43 family protein yields the protein MSWSRQPVNRRAVLATGTGLVAGGVLHTATAGQASAAQPAEPAPALAATYTNPVLWQDFADIDIIRVGDTYYCSASTMHYSPGAPILRSYDLVNWEFAGHSVPVLDFGSKYDLNGARGYVRGIWASSLAYRPSNKTFYWVGQIDFARTYLYTATAVEGPWSRLTTIGTAYYDAGMLVDTDDTLYVAYGNTTINVAQLSADGRTQVRTQQVFSTPSSIGTLEGSRFYKINGNYYIFLTRPANGQYVLKSTSGPFGPYTLRQVLLDLPGPVGGGGVPHQGGLVQTQYGAWYYMAFVDAYPGGRIPVLAPVTWTSDGWPTVQLVNNAWGSSYPAPAVPTPPRAVEPMTGVDYFTGTSLAPKWEWNHNPDNSKWSVGNGLTLRTATVTSDLYWARNTLTHRIPGPTSTATALVEYSGMRDGDRAGLALLRDSSACVGLMRDSGGTRVVMVDGLTMDSNWNTTGTGAVRASANVSGGRIWLRAKADITPGANRTARFSYSTDGTNFIPFGPAFTLNNAWQFFMGYRYALFNYTTGALGGSVRVTRFEVTAP from the coding sequence ATGTCATGGTCTCGTCAACCAGTGAATCGTCGTGCCGTACTCGCCACGGGCACCGGCCTGGTGGCGGGAGGCGTGCTGCACACCGCGACGGCCGGGCAGGCGTCCGCCGCGCAGCCCGCTGAACCTGCCCCGGCCCTCGCCGCCACCTACACCAACCCCGTGCTCTGGCAGGACTTCGCGGACATCGACATCATCCGGGTCGGCGACACGTACTACTGCTCGGCCTCGACCATGCACTACTCGCCCGGCGCGCCGATCCTGCGCTCCTACGACCTGGTGAACTGGGAGTTCGCCGGCCATTCCGTGCCGGTCCTGGACTTCGGCTCGAAATACGACCTCAACGGCGCCCGCGGCTACGTCCGCGGCATCTGGGCCTCGTCACTGGCCTACCGTCCGTCCAACAAGACGTTCTACTGGGTGGGCCAGATCGACTTCGCCAGAACCTACCTGTACACGGCGACCGCCGTCGAGGGCCCCTGGAGCCGGCTGACCACGATCGGCACCGCCTACTACGACGCGGGCATGCTCGTCGACACCGACGACACCCTGTACGTGGCCTACGGCAACACCACGATCAACGTGGCGCAACTCTCCGCGGACGGCCGTACCCAGGTCCGCACCCAGCAGGTGTTCAGCACTCCGTCGAGCATCGGAACCCTGGAAGGCTCCCGCTTCTACAAGATCAACGGCAACTACTACATCTTCCTGACGCGTCCCGCCAACGGCCAGTACGTCCTGAAGTCGACGAGCGGCCCCTTCGGGCCCTACACGCTGAGGCAGGTGCTGCTCGACCTGCCCGGCCCGGTCGGCGGGGGAGGGGTTCCGCACCAGGGCGGACTGGTCCAGACACAGTACGGGGCGTGGTACTACATGGCGTTCGTCGACGCCTATCCCGGCGGCCGCATCCCCGTCCTGGCCCCGGTCACCTGGACGTCCGACGGCTGGCCCACGGTGCAGCTCGTCAACAACGCCTGGGGAAGCTCGTATCCGGCCCCCGCCGTTCCCACGCCGCCCCGCGCCGTCGAGCCGATGACGGGCGTGGACTACTTCACCGGGACGTCCCTGGCGCCGAAATGGGAGTGGAACCACAACCCCGACAACAGCAAGTGGTCGGTGGGCAACGGTCTCACGCTGCGCACCGCGACCGTCACAAGCGACCTGTACTGGGCCCGCAACACCCTCACCCACCGCATTCCGGGGCCCACCTCCACCGCGACGGCACTGGTGGAGTACTCGGGAATGCGGGACGGGGACCGGGCGGGTCTGGCCCTGCTGCGGGACTCCTCCGCCTGCGTCGGGCTCATGCGCGACAGCGGCGGCACCCGCGTGGTCATGGTCGACGGTCTCACCATGGACTCCAACTGGAACACCACCGGCACCGGAGCCGTGAGAGCGAGCGCCAACGTCTCGGGCGGCCGGATCTGGCTGCGGGCGAAAGCCGACATCACCCCCGGCGCGAACCGCACCGCCAGGTTCTCCTACAGCACCGACGGCACCAACTTCATCCCGTTCGGGCCCGCGTTCACCCTGAACAACGCCTGGCAGTTCTTCATGGGCTACCGCTACGCCCTTTTCAACTACACCACCGGAGCACTCGGCGGCTCCGTCCGCGTCACGCGGTTCGAGGTGACCGCTCCCTGA
- a CDS encoding carbonic anhydrase gives MASIPVSPAQALDALLSGNKRFVSGTPHHPNQDAARRAELAPAQKPFAVLLGCSDSRLAAEIIFDQGLGDLFVVRTAGHVLGPEVLGSIEYGTSVLDCRLVVVLGHDSCGAVAAARAAVEDGASAGGYVRDVVERVTPSVLAARAAGRTEDSDVIDTHIEHTVDLLLDRSRVLADQVASGQTAVVGLAYRLAEGSARLVTAHGIPDAAASTAHAG, from the coding sequence ATGGCTTCCATCCCTGTCTCCCCTGCTCAGGCACTCGACGCCTTGCTCTCCGGAAACAAGCGCTTCGTTTCCGGAACCCCGCACCACCCCAACCAGGACGCCGCGCGGCGGGCCGAACTCGCCCCGGCCCAGAAGCCCTTCGCGGTCCTGCTGGGATGCTCCGACTCCAGGTTGGCCGCCGAGATCATCTTCGATCAGGGCCTGGGTGACCTGTTCGTGGTCCGCACCGCCGGCCATGTCCTGGGCCCGGAGGTTCTGGGCAGCATCGAGTACGGCACCAGCGTGCTGGACTGCCGCCTCGTCGTGGTCCTCGGACACGACTCGTGCGGCGCGGTGGCGGCGGCCCGCGCCGCCGTCGAGGACGGAGCGTCGGCGGGCGGATACGTCCGCGACGTCGTCGAGCGCGTCACCCCCAGCGTGCTCGCCGCCCGCGCGGCCGGCCGCACCGAGGACAGCGACGTCATCGACACCCACATCGAGCACACCGTCGATCTGCTCCTGGACCGCTCCCGCGTCCTGGCCGACCAGGTCGCCTCCGGCCAGACCGCCGTCGTCGGCCTCGCCTACCGGCTCGCCGAAGGCAGCGCCCGGCTCGTCACCGCCCACGGCATCCCGGACGCGGCCGCATCCACCGCGCACGCCGGCTGA
- a CDS encoding XRE family transcriptional regulator produces MELAELLAHALRRQRLSAEAIAYTTGIRAPRVKAFIEDGADGPIRPTREELTELARALSLPLPEVLAASRGRRTVVHAGHPV; encoded by the coding sequence ATGGAACTGGCCGAGTTGCTCGCGCACGCGCTGCGCCGGCAGCGCCTGAGTGCCGAGGCGATCGCCTACACCACCGGTATCCGCGCCCCGCGCGTCAAGGCGTTTATCGAAGACGGAGCCGACGGGCCGATCCGCCCGACGCGGGAAGAACTCACGGAACTGGCCCGGGCGCTGTCGTTGCCGCTGCCAGAGGTACTGGCGGCGAGCCGGGGACGTCGGACCGTCGTGCACGCGGGCCACCCGGTGTGA
- a CDS encoding HdeD family acid-resistance protein, giving the protein MRRQLTWMLVLRGAAALLFGIVALIWPGVTVLALALLFGVYALVDGVALLASAVRKEGGTGHRSAHAVGGVLGIVVGVIAIAWPGVTALALISLVGAWAVITGITEIWAAVHFRRELHHEWLLFLAGAASVIAGVLIWARPDVGAITVAQVIGLYALISAALVLATAWRLHGTTAAARPARHARHA; this is encoded by the coding sequence GTGCGTCGACAGCTGACGTGGATGCTGGTACTGCGGGGCGCGGCGGCCTTGTTGTTCGGGATCGTGGCACTGATATGGCCGGGAGTGACGGTATTGGCGCTGGCTCTGCTGTTCGGCGTGTACGCGCTCGTCGACGGCGTGGCGCTGCTGGCGAGTGCCGTGCGCAAGGAAGGCGGCACGGGGCACCGGTCGGCGCACGCGGTCGGCGGTGTCCTGGGCATCGTGGTCGGCGTGATCGCCATCGCCTGGCCCGGCGTGACCGCGCTCGCGTTGATCAGCCTGGTCGGCGCGTGGGCCGTGATCACCGGCATCACGGAGATCTGGGCGGCGGTGCACTTCCGCCGGGAACTGCATCACGAGTGGTTGTTGTTCCTGGCCGGCGCCGCCTCCGTGATCGCCGGAGTGCTGATCTGGGCCCGGCCGGACGTGGGCGCGATCACCGTCGCCCAGGTCATCGGCCTCTACGCGCTGATCTCGGCCGCGTTGGTACTCGCTACCGCCTGGCGGCTGCACGGCACCACCGCCGCCGCACGCCCGGCCCGCCACGCCCGGCACGCTTAA
- a CDS encoding DUF1622 domain-containing protein has product MTLSVEMLPESTLREVIGLLVRLIESAGALIIFIGGAWAFVQFVRAGMRGRGRVAGFNRIRLSLGRFLVLGLEFQLAGDVLRTAVAPSFTEIGQLAAIAAIRTALNYFLGREIAQERAEIERGETAPSHGTKGLPS; this is encoded by the coding sequence ATGACCTTGTCGGTGGAAATGCTGCCCGAGTCGACCCTGCGCGAGGTGATCGGACTGCTGGTCAGGCTGATCGAGTCCGCCGGCGCGCTGATCATCTTCATCGGCGGCGCGTGGGCGTTCGTGCAGTTCGTACGGGCGGGCATGCGAGGGCGCGGCAGGGTGGCGGGGTTCAACCGGATCAGGCTGAGCCTGGGCCGCTTCCTTGTTCTGGGCCTGGAGTTCCAGCTCGCCGGTGACGTGCTGCGCACGGCGGTTGCGCCGAGCTTCACGGAGATCGGCCAGCTGGCGGCCATCGCGGCCATCCGGACCGCGCTGAACTACTTCCTCGGCCGGGAGATCGCCCAGGAGCGCGCCGAGATCGAACGAGGCGAGACGGCACCCTCGCACGGCACCAAGGGCCTGCCGAGTTGA